The following coding sequences lie in one Zingiber officinale cultivar Zhangliang chromosome 2B, Zo_v1.1, whole genome shotgun sequence genomic window:
- the LOC122048172 gene encoding probable staphylococcal-like nuclease CAN1 encodes MGNSLFKFLCGKFSDQPHHSSAAPPAAPDAVSALAHDLHHFGVTSQVPERLSHHVVSSKKAQANWYRKLLDAWNESKPPPKTPEAASRLVVQTLKRHQRADVEGLLAYYGLPLPHTLPDAAPVVRPSSKPEGVKYELHMLPSMHLGSLVTKCLILSVDARVVADGDTITVYVDTADPRESANVPRGVHEVAIERARARAAKDYNKADALHKIVMDAGYKVIAGANDEEILAQVSNQTKVQHLVHLALINRPNNDNRGIDAPESSMPFGKEAKKALVKLVQENLY; translated from the exons atgggtAACTCCCTCTTCAAATTCCTCTGCGGCAAATTCTCCGACCAACCCCACCACTCCTCCGCCGCCCCTCCCGCCGCGCCCGACGCCGTCTCCGCCCTCGCCCACGATCTCCACCACTTCGGCGTCACATCGCAG GTTCCGGAGAGGCTGAGCCACCACGTAGTCTCCTCTAAGAAGGCACAAGCCAACTG GTACAGAAAATTGCTGGACGCATGGAACGAATCCAAGCCGCCGCCCAAAACACCAGAAGCAGCTTCGAGGCTCGTCGTCCAAACCTTAAAGAGGCATCAGAGAGCAGACGTTGAG GGTCTCTTGGCTTACTACGGCCTTCCACTCCCTCACACCCTGCCGGATGCTGCGCCGGTTGTTCGTCCTTCATCCAAGCCAGAAGGAGTGAAGTATGAGCTGCACATGCTTCCA TCAATGCATTTGGGCAGTCTTGTAACAAAGTGCTTGATACTTTCGGTGGATGCTAGAGTTGTGGCAGATGGAGATACAATTACAGTGTATGTCGACACCGCTGATCCGAGAGAGTCAGCGAATGTCCCTCGAGGCGTGCACGAGGTGGCCATTGAGAGAGCACGAGCACGAGCTGCCAAGGACTACAACAAGGCAGATGCACTCCATAAAATTGTCATGGACGCAGGATACAA AGTAATTGCTGGAGCTAACGATGAGGAGATCCTTGCGCAAGTATCGAATCAGACTAAGGTACAACATTTAGTTCATCTTGCTTTGATCAATCGGCCTAATAATGACAACAGGGGAATTGATGCACCGGAGAGCTCCATGCCATTTGGGAAGGAA
- the LOC122045405 gene encoding 40S ribosomal protein S7-like, with product MFTARKKIHKEKGLEPTEFEDTVAQAFFDLENSNQELKSDLKDLYINSAVQTDIAGNRKAVVIHIPFRLRKAFKKIHVRLVRELEKKFSGKDVVLIATRRILRPPKKGSAVVRPRSRTLTAVHDAILEDVVFPAEIVGKRIRYRLDGSKIIKIFLDPKERNNTEYKLETFSGVYRKLCGKDVVFEYPMPESA from the exons ATGTTTACTGCAAGGAAGAAAATCCACAAGGAAAAGGGATTGGAACCTACAGAGTTTGAAGACACTGTTGCTCAG GCCTTTTTTGATTTGGAAAATAGTAACCAGGAGTTGAAGAGTGACTTAAAAGACCTATATATCAATTCAGCAGT TCAAACAGATATTGCAGGCAACAGGAAAGCTGTTGTTATTCATATTCCTTTCAGGCTCCGGAAAGCTTTTAAGAAAATTCATGTGAGGCTAGTCAGAGAATTGGAGAAGAAATTTAGTGGAAAG GATGTGGTTCTAATTGCAACAAGAAGGATATTAAGACCTCCAAAGAAAGGCTCTGCTGTTGTGCGTCCTCGCAGTCGAACACTCACTGCAGTTCATGATGCAATCTTAGAGGATGTTGTGTTCCCTGCCGAGATTGTTGGGAAACGTATAAGATATCGTTTGGATGGCTCCAAGATAATAAAG ATCTTCCTGGATCCAAAGGAACGGAACAACACAGAGTACAAGCTGGAGACATTTTCAGGTGTCTACCGGAAGCTCTGCGGCAAGGACGTTGTCTTTGAGTACCCGATGCCAGAGAGTGCATAA
- the LOC122045406 gene encoding glucan endo-1,3-beta-glucosidase 9-like: MPANHRMQLLLSLLLLAISPPSWWQRRSTWWGALAVGVNWGTSSSHTLPPSVVVTELLKANGVARVKLFDADPSALASLVGSGIGVSIGVPNEMLRALSSSKSAAASWVHDNVMRYLPTAGGAVRIEFVAIGDEPFLLSYGQEFQPFVVGAATNVQRSLAAMDLANKIKVIVPCSSDIYQSESNLPSKNHFRPDLNKTMIELLSFLHEYGSPFVINMNPFASLQQNKNLSLGHFLFQTNSHPLTDGANKYKNYFDMSIDSLVSALSKVGYGEMDIIVGKIGWPTDGAMNATPAIAQRFMQGLMTHLQSKAGTPLRPKRPPRETYAFSLLDEDRRSIKSGNYERHWGIFTFDGQAKYTVDLGQGSKALVNAHDVEYLAQKWCIVNNNKDTSNISGSVSQACSNADCSALSAGGSCSGIGWPGNASYAFNSFFQLHDQSADSCDFGGLGLITTVDPSIDDCLYTVAVRTSHSISTSIHRGVEWSIWIHGRTLVSFFLLVWL; the protein is encoded by the exons ATGCCGGCGAACCACCGCATGCAACTGCTGCTGTCGCTTCTACTACTGGCCATCTCGCCACCCTCATGGTGGCAGAGAAGGAGCACCTGGTGGGGCGCCTTGGCTGTGGGCGTGAACTGGGGAACCTCCTCGTCCCATACCCTGCCCCCGTCAGTAGTAGTGACGGAGCTCCTCAAGGCAAACGGCGTCGCCCGAGTGAAGCTCTTCGACGCCGACCCCTCCGCGCTGGCCAGCCTCGTTGGCTCCGGAATAGGCGTCTCCATCGGCGTGCCAAACGAGATGCTCCGCGCACTCAGCTCCTCCAAGTCCGCCGCCGCAAGTTGGGTCCACGATAACGTTATGCGCTACTTGCCAACCGCTGGAGGCGCAGTTCGAATCGA atTTGTTGCTATTGGTGATGAGCCATTTCTCCTCAGTTATGGGCAAGAATTCCAGCCGTTTGTAGTTGGTGCTGCAACTAATGTTCAGCGGTCATTGGCTGCCATGGATTTAGCAAACAAGATAAAAGTCATTGTTCCATGCAGTTCTGATATCTACCAGTCTGAATCTAACCTGCCGTCAAAGAATCACTTCAGGCCTGATCTCAACAAGACTATGATTGAGCTCCTCTCTTTCCTCCACGAGTATGGTTCACCCTTTGTGATTAACATGAATCCTTTCGCAAGCCTTCAACAGAATAAGAACCTTTCTCTTGGTCATTTTCTCTTTCAAACAAATTCGCACCCGTTAACTGATGGAGCTAACAAGTACAAAAACTACTTTGATATGAGCATAGACAGTTTGGTTTCGGCTTTATCAAAAGTTGGTTATGGTGAAATGGATATAATTGTGGGGAAGATAGGATGGCCCACAGATGGGGCAATGAATGCCACACCTGCAATTGCCCAGAGGTTCATGCAAGGGCTTATGACCCACTTGCAGAGCAAAGCTGGTACTCCGCTCAGACCAAAAAGACCACCAAGGGAAACTTATGCCTTTAGTCTACTAGATGAAGATCGAAGGAGCATCAAATCTGGAAATTATGAAAGACATTGGGGCATCTTCACATTTGATGGCCAGGCAAAATATACAGTGGACCTCGGTCAAGGCTCGAAAGCACTTGTAAATGCTCATGATGTTGAATATCTTGCTCAGAAGTGGTGTATAGTGAATAACAACAAGGACACGTCAAATATTTCTGGCAGTGTGTCACAAGCTTGTTCTAATGCTGATTGCTCTGCTTTGTCTGCTGGAGGCTCGTGCTCTGGAATTGGTTGGCCTGGGAATGCCTCATATGCTTTCAACAGCTTCTTTCAGCTTCATGACCAGAGTGCAGATAGTTGTGATTTTGGTGGTTTGGGGTTAATAACTACTGTGGACCCGTCGATAGATGATTGCCTATATACTGTTGCAGTCCGCACTTCTCATTCTATTTCTACGTCTATTCACAGAGGAGTTGAATGGTCGATTTGGATTCATGGACGAACccttgtttcctttttcttattagtTTGGCTTTGA
- the LOC122045407 gene encoding chlorophyll synthase, chloroplastic-like isoform X2: protein MAALLTVPSFSSSALSARTPLRHSSPAVRAPPPFSCHYCRSRRASERRRLTVKAAETDANEVKAVAPEKAPSSGGSSLNQLLGIKGAARESNKWKIRLQLTKPVTWPPLVWGVVCGAAASGNFHWNIEDVAKAIVCMIMSGPCLTGYTQTLNDWYDREIDAINEPYRPIPSGAISEGEVITQIWVLLLAGLGLAGLLDVWAGHKSPDIFFLAVGGSLLSYIYSAPPLKLKQNGWIGNFALGASYICLPWWAGQALFGTLTPDIIVLTLLYSIAGLGIAIVNDFKSIEGDRALGLQSLPVAFGMDTAKWICVGAIDITQFSVAAYLLGADKTFYALALLGLILPQIYFQFQYFLKDPVKYDVEYQTSAQPFLILGLLVTALATSH from the exons ATGGCGGCGCTTCTCACCGTTCCCTCCTTTTCCTCCTCCGCCCTGTCTGCTCGCACCCCTCTTCGTCACAGTTCGCCGGCCGTCCGAGCTCCTCCACCCTTCTCTTGTCACTATTGCCGAAGTCGTA GAGCCTCCGAGCGGAGGAGGCTTACAGTCAAGGCGGCAGAGACCGACGCCAACGAAG TCAAAGCTGTGGCACCCGAGAAGGCGCCGTCAAGTGGTGGGTCGAGCCTCAATCAGCTTCTTGGCATCAAGGGTGCGGCTCGAGAATCG AATAAATGGAAGATACGTCTTCAACTTACAAAACCAGTCACTTGGCCTCCACTAGTGTGGGGAGTGGTTTGTGGAGCTGCTGCTTCTG GAAATTTTCATTGGAATATTGAAGATGTTGCTAAAGCTATTGTATGTATGATAATGTCTGGACCTTGTCTAACAGGATATACACAG ACATTGAATGACTGGTACGACAGAGAAATTGATGCAATTAACGAGCCTTATCGTCCTATTCCTTCAGGAGCAATTTCTGAGGGTGAG GTTATAACCCAAATTTGGGTGCTTCTTTTAGCTGGCCTTGGATTAGCAGGCCTGTTAGATGTGTGG GCAGGGCACAAATCTCCTGACATATTTTTTTTGGCTGTGGGTGGATCTCTTCTCTCTTACATATATTCAGCGCCTCCTCTTAAA CTCAAGCAGAATGGCTGGATTGGAAATTTTGCTTTAGGAGCAAGTTACATCTGTTTGCCATG GTGGGCTGGTCAAGCACTCTTTGGAACTCTTACACCTGATATAATTGTCTTGACCCTCCTTTATAGCATAGCTGGG CTTGGAATTGCAAtagtaaatgattttaaaagcattGAAGGAGACAGGGCTTTGGGACTTCAG TCACTTCCAGTTGCTTTTGGCATGGATACTGCTAAATGGATTTGCGTAGGTGCTATAGATATTACCCAGTTCTCAGTCGCAG CATACCTCCTTGGTGCTGATAAGACATTCTATGCACTAGCATTGCTTGGACTGATTCTCCCACAAATATATTTTCAG TTCCAATACTTCTTGAAAGATCCTGTTAAGTATGATGTGGAGTATCAG ACTAGTGCTCAGCCCTTCCTGATCCTAGGTTTGCTAGTAACAGCCTTGGCGACTAGTCACTGA
- the LOC122045407 gene encoding chlorophyll synthase, chloroplastic-like isoform X1, with translation MAALLTVPSFSSSALSARTPLRHSSPAVRAPPPFSCHYCRSRRASERRRLTVKAAETDANEAVKAVAPEKAPSSGGSSLNQLLGIKGAARESNKWKIRLQLTKPVTWPPLVWGVVCGAAASGNFHWNIEDVAKAIVCMIMSGPCLTGYTQTLNDWYDREIDAINEPYRPIPSGAISEGEVITQIWVLLLAGLGLAGLLDVWAGHKSPDIFFLAVGGSLLSYIYSAPPLKLKQNGWIGNFALGASYICLPWWAGQALFGTLTPDIIVLTLLYSIAGLGIAIVNDFKSIEGDRALGLQSLPVAFGMDTAKWICVGAIDITQFSVAAYLLGADKTFYALALLGLILPQIYFQFQYFLKDPVKYDVEYQTSAQPFLILGLLVTALATSH, from the exons ATGGCGGCGCTTCTCACCGTTCCCTCCTTTTCCTCCTCCGCCCTGTCTGCTCGCACCCCTCTTCGTCACAGTTCGCCGGCCGTCCGAGCTCCTCCACCCTTCTCTTGTCACTATTGCCGAAGTCGTA GAGCCTCCGAGCGGAGGAGGCTTACAGTCAAGGCGGCAGAGACCGACGCCAACGAAG CAGTCAAAGCTGTGGCACCCGAGAAGGCGCCGTCAAGTGGTGGGTCGAGCCTCAATCAGCTTCTTGGCATCAAGGGTGCGGCTCGAGAATCG AATAAATGGAAGATACGTCTTCAACTTACAAAACCAGTCACTTGGCCTCCACTAGTGTGGGGAGTGGTTTGTGGAGCTGCTGCTTCTG GAAATTTTCATTGGAATATTGAAGATGTTGCTAAAGCTATTGTATGTATGATAATGTCTGGACCTTGTCTAACAGGATATACACAG ACATTGAATGACTGGTACGACAGAGAAATTGATGCAATTAACGAGCCTTATCGTCCTATTCCTTCAGGAGCAATTTCTGAGGGTGAG GTTATAACCCAAATTTGGGTGCTTCTTTTAGCTGGCCTTGGATTAGCAGGCCTGTTAGATGTGTGG GCAGGGCACAAATCTCCTGACATATTTTTTTTGGCTGTGGGTGGATCTCTTCTCTCTTACATATATTCAGCGCCTCCTCTTAAA CTCAAGCAGAATGGCTGGATTGGAAATTTTGCTTTAGGAGCAAGTTACATCTGTTTGCCATG GTGGGCTGGTCAAGCACTCTTTGGAACTCTTACACCTGATATAATTGTCTTGACCCTCCTTTATAGCATAGCTGGG CTTGGAATTGCAAtagtaaatgattttaaaagcattGAAGGAGACAGGGCTTTGGGACTTCAG TCACTTCCAGTTGCTTTTGGCATGGATACTGCTAAATGGATTTGCGTAGGTGCTATAGATATTACCCAGTTCTCAGTCGCAG CATACCTCCTTGGTGCTGATAAGACATTCTATGCACTAGCATTGCTTGGACTGATTCTCCCACAAATATATTTTCAG TTCCAATACTTCTTGAAAGATCCTGTTAAGTATGATGTGGAGTATCAG ACTAGTGCTCAGCCCTTCCTGATCCTAGGTTTGCTAGTAACAGCCTTGGCGACTAGTCACTGA